From the Sebastes fasciatus isolate fSebFas1 chromosome 9, fSebFas1.pri, whole genome shotgun sequence genome, the window atgtggaggaggaggatcagTCATATCCTGATCATCATGACAGATTCATCATCTATCCTCAGCTGCTGTGTAGAAATGGTCTGACTGGTCGCTGCTACTGGGAGGGCGAATTGAGAGGAAGAGGGGTTTATATATCAGTGAGTTACAGAGGAATCAACAGGAGAGGGAACAGAGAAGACAGTTTGTTTGGAGGGAATGATCAGTCCTGGAATCTGGAATACTATGGTGGTGGTCGTTACTCTGTCTGTCACAACAACAGAAGAACACCcattacctcctcctcctcctccacctcctctggtAGAGTAGCAGTGTATGTGGACTGTCCTGCTGGcactctgtccttctacagagtCTCCTCTGATACCCTGATCCACCTCCACACCTTCAGCACCACATTCACTGAACCTCTTTATCCTGGGTTTAGGATCTGGTCTTATGGttcctcagtgtctctgtgtcctctgcaggtctgagtgtctctgtgtcctctgcaggtctgagtgtctctatgTCCTCttcaggtctgagtgtctctgtgtcctctgcaggtctgagtgtctctgtgtcctctgcaggtctgagtgtctctgtgtcctctgcaggtctcagagtgtctgtgtcctctgcaggactgagtgtctctgtgtcctctgcaggtctgagtgtctctgtgtcctctgcaggtctgagtgtctctgtgtcctctgcaggtctcagtgtctctgtgtcctctgcaggtctcattgtctctgtgtcctctgcaggtctcagtgtctctgtgtcctctgcaggtctcagagtgtctgtgtcctctgcaggactgagtgtctctgtgtcctctgcaggtctgagtgtctctgtgtcctctgcaggtctgagtgtctctgtgtcctctgcaggtctcagtgtctctgtgtcctctgcaggtctcattgtctctgtgtcctctgcaggtctcagtgtctctgtgtcctctgcaggtctgagtgtctctgtgtcctctgcaggtctgagtgtctctgtgtcctctgcaggtctcagtgtctctgtgtcctctgcaggtctgagtgtctctgtgtcctctgcaggtctgagtgtctctatgtcctctgcaggtctgagtgtctctgtgtcctctgcaggtctgagtgtctctgtgtcctctgcaggtctgagtgtctctgtgtcctctgcaggtctgagtgtctctgtgtcctctgcaggtctcagtgtctctgtgtcctctgcaggtctcagtgtctctgtgtcctctgcaggtctgagtgtctctgtgtcctctgcaggtctgagtgtctctgtgtcctctgcaggtctgagtgtctctgtgtcctctgcaggtctcagtgtctctgtgtcctctgcaggtctgagtgtctctgtgtcctctgcaggtctgagtgtctcctGTGGACTGAAGTCAAAGTTCAGTGTGTTCAAGTCAAAGTTCAGTGTGTTCACCGTGATGGTGAACTCACTCAAACACAAATCCTTCATGTGTCATCTGTTGATCATTCATCATGAACTCTTCTCTATCTTGAATCATCCTGTAATGTAATGAATGGAATACAGTCATATATTCAATATTTCATCTTTCTAATGTTTCTAAATGCTTTTAATAAAATCTGTAGTTTTCTTTGGTTCATTTGATCACTTTCATCATTTCTCTCTTTACTGAGACATTGGACATCATCATCTTTTAGCCTCAGGTGTTCTGTATCAGGGAACTAATGAATGAACATGTTGTGGACTCTGGAGAGGGAGGAAGTCCAGCCCCCATCCAGGACTCTGGTTCCAGATCTGCTGCTATGTGTAGAGGTCCTACTTTTTATTGTAGAGTTGATCTAAATGTGATGTAATGTGGTGAATAGCTGCAGGTTGAGTTAGCTACGAGCTGATGTTACTACAAGATAAAACAATTAAAGTCAGCTAGCTTTCTTACCTTCTCACCTTCCCTTGTCTCTGTGTTCCCTCGAAGGTCGGCTCTGTCACAGATAAACAACGACGAGAAATCACAAGTTACGCAGACGCAGCGCCGCGGTTCTGGTTTTGGTTTGAAGTTTATTAGTTTagactcattcattcatcacacacaaacactgacctGTTTGTCCAGGTGGGGGTTTGATCCCACGTCTCCGTGTTGAAGGGCGGTGTCCTTCTCCACTGGACCATCGTCAGGACACAaaccatttatttttaaaggtctgatattatgctcatttccaggttcatagatgtattttaatgttgtactagaacatgtttacatgctgtaatgttaaaaaaaacctttatatttctcatactgcagcctggcCCAGAGTCTAATTTAGCCTCTTTTGGAGAGACcctgagtgtgttccaatccacgtacttccagaagtacacttcaatgtagtgcactgtgtgcactctgtactcacttgagtagtgcgtaaatttcaacggggtagggtcgtctcaaatcgaatactctgcgacatattatatatattaataatgatattattatttattaattaatttgctaataaccaaacctgttactgccaaatccctacaatgctctaggtctctagtttgatccatccatccatcctctgaatgctctaggtctctagtttgatccatccatcctctgaatgctctaggtctctagtttgatccatccatcctctgaatgctctaggtctctagtttgatccatccatcctctgaatgctctaggtctctagtctgatccatccatcctctgaatgctctaggtctctagtctgatccatccatcctctgaatgctctaggtctctagtctgatccatccatcctctgaatgctctaggtctctagtttgatccatccatcctctgaatgctctaggtctctagtctgatccatccatcctctgaatgctctaggtctctagtctgatccatccatcctctgaatgctctaggtctctagtctgatccatccatcctctgaatgctctaggtctctagtttgatccatccatcctctgaatgctctaggtctctagtctgatccatccatcctctgaatgctctaggtctctagtttgatccatccatcctctgaatgctctaggtctgtagtctgatccatccatcctctgaatgctctaggtctctagtttgtggctgtaaagtttcatgaggctgtgattatcctagaggtcaccacaggtcatttaatacagtgaggtcaatgaaatgtctcctataggGACtaccatcatcacacatgacAGTTTTTCGCCAAAACTTAGTGTAAGTTTGAAccgttatttaaccttcataacaagctagtaagacatggttggtaccgatggattcatcaggttttctactttcatatgataccattatcttcactctagctgtaaaactgaacctactagagcctctgaaagacagtaaagtcagtcaggatTGCCCGCGATCACAGTTATCACAAAGTGTAACTCGCTGCATGTTAAATGCTAAACACACTTTACTGACTAAAATAAGGATTAAAACTATGACATCTAAAACAACATTCACTTGGCATTACTCTTAAAACAGCACACACCATGTGTGTTAATCATTCTGAACACAGAGGTAACCTCACTCCTACAAACCTCTTACCAAAGTCCACCTAACACAGGCATCATTCCAGTTCACCCTCTCTCACCTCATTAGTCTGCTACCTACACAGGTTCATTTCATTTGCAGCCAACCACACCTGAACAATTAACATCACATAGTAGTTTGGATCTGGAATTTGTTTACTAGCGTTTAACCTCACAGAGTTTAGATGCACACATTAACACTGTAGGGTTACACATAGTATTATTAGTTCTATTAATCATGTTTCTTTGTCTTCAGTTACCTTGGCTGTTGGGGGATCTGACTTCCTGGTGGAGAAAAAGGCTGAAGGCTGAGGACTCTTAAATCCTGGAGCTGGCTCGTTGGGCCAAACCATGTGCTGCCATgtcatgggggggggggggggggttagttagtttttctttgtatttagtTGTAGTTAGTGTCCATCTTGGTGACCCCTTGTGTGCTATCTGGTTTGAACAAGCCCCTATATATGTGCCCTCGTGTGTCACTGTGTCAGCTCAGTTTTGTTTAGTTGTGGTAATAAGTATAGTTATGTTGCTTTAACCTCTTTTATAGACCTAGTTATTAAATTCTTGGTttataatgttttgttattttttagttttagttttttttatctccacaatctggcacctaacttcatcctccaagatgacaacgctcacccccacagagccagggttatcacggactacctccacaatgtgggagtagagagaatggaacggcctgccaagagtccagacctcaacccaattcaacacttatgggatcagcttgggcgtgccgtgtgtgttagagtgaccaacacaaccacgctggctgacctgctaCGAATcttggttgaggaatggaacgccatcccacagcaatgtgtgaccaggttggtgaccagcatgaggaggaggtgccaggctgttgtggctgcgtatggatcttccaccgctactgaggctcctgacggtgtattaaatgaataaagtgtaaaatagccaatatgtcttgtttgttccttgttactgatagagagatCAATCAtccatccaccaaacaactcaaaacaagagtcaacaccaacaggagaatacactgtttaccattggcagagcatttcggcaattttttcttgggcgctacccacataatcagctgtgctgctcatcccacaaatgcatgatccctacaagttggacatcattgtgaaggtaaataaacaggctttccaacgatgtaaaatacaatgaccattagcattgtaacaacagagaaataatccaccaaacacaagtttccgaactttttttcc encodes:
- the LOC141773567 gene encoding uncharacterized protein LOC141773567 — protein: MSSSGLSVSVSSAGLSVSVSSAGLSVSVSSAGLSVSVSSAGLSVSVSSAGLSVSVSSAGLIVSVSSAGLSVSVSSAGLRVSVSSAGLSVSVSSAGLSVSVSSAGLSVSVSSAGLSVSVSSAGLIVSVSSAGLSVSVSSAGLSVSVSSAGLSVSVSSAGLSVSVSSAGLSVSVSSAGLSVSMSSAGLSVSVSSAGLSVSVSSAGLSVSVSSAGLSVSVSSAGLSVSVSSAGLSVSVSSAGLSVSVSSAGLSVSVSSAGLSVSVSSAGLSVSVSSAGLSVSVSSAGLSVSCGLKSKFSVFKSKFSVFTVMVGSVTDKQRREITSYADAAPRFWFWRVWSSSSSWAVVAGAAGTNHPIMTTICSISTPVFLPVIASLQLTCLLTLRCHSSSSDQVESTTIWRIPGSPFLVPPRSLYL